The Gammaproteobacteria bacterium genome window below encodes:
- a CDS encoding anthranilate phosphoribosyltransferase, whose protein sequence is MSASEQEIISDPKLAMRSYIQRVATGPEYSKDISFAEARDAMTHILNTSADPVQAGIFLIALRMKRETLDENGGCLQAIIDASNMVAADVDHIIDVADPYDGYTRGTPVSPFIPAVLAACGLPAVSHGAEAVGPKYGATHRKVLRAAGIDVDCDMQQALTQINNPESAWAYIDQKTICPSLHNLIPLRTQIVKRPVITTVEVLIGPVRGKKSTTLMTGYVHKPYPPVYTHLARISGFDSAVLVRGVEGGVIPSLKQESKYFEYKGTNDLTEVEIYPEHLNIQQDVRAVPLPELNAAKSTGDNTAAKIDTDQLAEEAAKIGVAALQGEHGPARDSLIYSTAIMLTHMGVEKTIQASAEKVRTTIDSGKAFAHFQKNQLH, encoded by the coding sequence ATGTCAGCTAGCGAACAAGAAATTATATCCGACCCAAAGCTTGCGATGCGCTCTTATATACAGCGCGTAGCCACCGGACCGGAATACAGTAAAGACATCTCGTTTGCAGAAGCACGAGATGCGATGACCCATATTCTGAATACTTCAGCGGACCCGGTTCAAGCTGGTATCTTTTTAATCGCTTTGCGCATGAAGCGCGAAACGTTGGATGAAAACGGCGGCTGCCTACAAGCCATCATTGATGCCTCTAACATGGTTGCCGCAGATGTTGATCATATCATTGATGTCGCAGATCCATATGATGGTTATACGCGCGGCACACCCGTTTCACCTTTTATTCCTGCAGTGCTAGCAGCATGTGGTTTACCTGCGGTTTCGCATGGTGCAGAAGCGGTTGGCCCAAAGTATGGCGCAACACACAGAAAAGTTTTACGTGCGGCAGGAATAGATGTGGATTGCGACATGCAACAAGCATTAACGCAAATCAATAATCCAGAAAGTGCTTGGGCTTATATTGATCAAAAAACCATTTGTCCTTCTCTACATAATTTAATTCCCTTACGCACACAAATAGTTAAACGCCCGGTTATTACCACTGTAGAAGTTTTAATTGGCCCAGTACGTGGCAAAAAAAGTACCACATTAATGACAGGTTATGTGCACAAGCCGTACCCACCTGTTTATACACACTTAGCAAGAATATCCGGTTTTGATTCAGCCGTACTGGTACGCGGTGTTGAAGGAGGCGTGATTCCTTCGTTAAAACAAGAATCAAAATATTTTGAATACAAGGGTACAAATGATTTAACTGAAGTTGAAATATATCCTGAACATCTCAACATTCAACAGGATGTCCGCGCAGTACCTTTGCCAGAATTAAACGCTGCAAAATCTACAGGTGATAACACAGCCGCGAAGATTGATACCGACCAACTCGCCGAAGAAGCTGCCAAAATTGGCGTTGCTGCACTGCAAGGCGAACACGGCCCTGCACGTGATAGCTTAATTTATTCAACTGCAATTATGCTCACACACATGGGCGTAGAAAAAACCATACAAGCTTCTGCTGAAAAAGTACGCACGACAATAGACTCAGGCAAGGCTTTTGCACATTTTCAAAAAAATCAACTACATTAA